Below is a genomic region from Fusobacterium canifelinum.
ATTAGTAAATGAACCTAATGTTGACGATACTATTTCAATTTTAAGAGGACTTAAAGATAAATTTGAAACTTATCATGGTGTCAGAATAACAGATACTGCAATAGTTGAAGCTGCAACACTTAGCCAAAGATATATAAGTGATAGGAAACTTCCAGATAAGGCTATTGACCTAATCGATGAAGCTGCTGCAATGATAAGAACAGAAATTGACTCTATGCCAGAAGAACTTGACCAATTAACAAGAAAGGCTTTACAATTAGAAATTGAAATTAAAGCATTGGAAAAAGAAACTGATGATGCTTCTAAGGAAAGATTAAAAGTTATAGAAAAAGAATTAGCTGAATTAAATGAAGAAAAGAAAGTTTTGACATCTAAATGGGAACTTGAAAAAGAAGATATTTCTAAGATTAAAAATATTAAGAGAGAAATTGAAAATGTTAAACTTGAAATGGAAAAAGCAGAAAGAGAATATGATTTAACAAAATTATCTGAATTAAAATATGGTAAACTTGCAACTCTTGAAAAAGAATTACAAGAACAACAAAATAAGGTTGATAAGGATGGAAAAGAAAATTCTCTATTAAAACAAGAAGTTACTGCTGATGAAATTGCAGACATAGTTTCAAGATGGACAGGTATTCCTGTATCAAAACTTACTGAAACTAAAAAAGAAAAAATGTTACATCTTGAAGATCACATAAAAGAAAGAGTTAAAGGGCAAGATGAAGCTGTTAAGGCTGTTGCTGATACTATGCTTAGATCAGTTGCAGGTTTAAAAGATGCTAACAGACCTATGGGTTCATTTATATTCTTAGGACCTACTGGTGTTGGTAAAACATATCTTGCAAAAACTTTGGCATATAATCTATTTGATAGTGAAGACAATGTTGTTAGAATAGATATGAGTGAATATATGGATAAGTTCTCAGTTACAAGACTTATAGGTGCTCCTCCAGGATATGTTGGTTATGAAGAAGGTGGACAACTTACAGAAGCTATTAGAACTAAACCTTATTCTGTAATATTGTTTGATGAAATCGAAAAGGCTCACCCTGATGTATTTAATGTACTATTACAAGTTTTAGATGATGGTAGACTTACAGATGGGCAAGGAAGAATAGTAGACTTCAAAAACACTTTAATTATAATGACTTCTAATATAGGTAGTCATTTTATACTTGAAGACCCTAACCTTTCTCAAAGTACAAGAGAAAAAGTAGCAGATGAGTTAAAAGCTAAATTTAAACCAGAATTTTTAAACAGAATTGATGAAATAATTACTTTCAAGGCTTTGGATTTACCAGCTATTAAAGAAATTGTAAAACTAAGTCTAAAAGATTTAGAAAACAAATTAAAACCTAAACATATTACACTTGAATTTTCTGATAAGATGGTTGATTACTTAGCTAATAATGCTTATGACCCTCACTATGGTGCAAGACCTTTAAGAAGATATATACAAAAAGAAATTGAAACAAGTCTTGCTAAGAAAATTCTTGCAAATGAAGTTCATGAAAAATCTAATGTTTTAATAGATTTAGATAATAATCATATTGTTTTTAAAGAAGTATAATATATTTGCTTTTCATAACTCCCTTTATATATAAAGAAAGTGTGGGTAGATAAACTACTCACACTTTTTGTTTTCTCTATTTTTTCAAATGTTTTTTCTTTACTATCTAATTTTTATACATTTCTTCTATTGTTCTCATAATTCTATTTCTTGAATATTTTTTATATATTAATAATTAAACTATTCACTTTCAAATAATCTCATCTCAAGTGTTTTTACTATTTTTTTTAATTCTTTAATTATATCTAATTTTAATTTTTTAATAATTGGTGTTAAAGCTGTTACAGAAATAGTTCCAAAAATTGAAGATATTTCTTCATTAGAATACCTCCAATCAAATATTGGAACTGCAATCGAACTAACTCCAAAACCTATTTCATCTATTTCAGTTGAATATTTATTTTTTTTAATTCTATCCAATTCTTCTTTTAATTTTTCAATATTTATTATTGTATTTTCAGTAAATTTCTCTAACTTTATTTTACTTAAATCTTTCTTTTTATAACATAAAAATAATTTACCAGAAGAAGTTGCATGAAGTGGAAAATTTAAACTTTTTGTACTTGTTAATATATAATGACTATTTTGTGGATCTACTGTTAGTGCTGTAAATATACTATCATCTGTTATTATTTGTAATCTACTTGAAACATTAAATTTTTGTGATAATAAATCAAGTAAATCTGTTGATAGCTCTTTTGCTCTGTTCATATTATTATTTAGAACTAAATTTGACTTTATAAGAAAATAATCTCCTATTGAATAAGTATTATTCTTTTTATTATGATAAATTAATTTATTTGCTACAAGGCTATTTACAAGACCTCTAGTTGTATTAATGTTTAATTTTACCTTTTCACTTATAACATTTAATGAAAGTTCAAGTTCATTTTGATTAAAACAATTTAATATATTTATAGCTCTTTGAATAGATTGAATTACATTTATACTTTTTTCCATACTTTTCACCTCATTTATTTATTATAACTTGATTATAGAATATTTATTTATTTTTTTCAAATTTAAAAAATTAATAGTATAAAATTATTTGTATTACTTATTATACGTTTTATTTAAAAACATAGTAATTAAAATTTAAAATAAATATTTTTATTAGAAACTTATTGACAAAAATATATATTTATGATAAAACTATATTATAGTTAATTTAACTATAATATAGTTTTTAGGAGGAGATATTATGAAAGACAAACCTATTTGTTATGTACCTGAAAGAAAAATCCCTGAAATTTTTAGTGGTGTTCCTACTTTTTTAGGATTACCAAAAATTCAATCTAAAGAAGATTTAAAAAACTATGATATAGTTTTTATGGGAGTTCCTTGGGAAGGAATATGTACCTATGGAAAATTTTCTGGTTGTGAATTATCAACTAAAAATATAAGAAATGCTTCTACTAGATATGGTGCCTATCTTCCAGAATTCGATTTAGATGCATTTGATTATTTTACTGGTGGTGATTTTGGAGATTGTGCTATAGAAAATGGAAATTATGACTTTTCATTTGATAGCATAAGAAAAAAATATTCTCAAATCTTAGAAGAAAATAAAATTCCTATTGTTTTTGGTGGTGACCATTCAATTTCCTTCCCACTAATAAGTGAATTTGCAAAAAAACACAAAGGAAAAATAGGAATTATACATTTTGATGCTCACATGGATAACATGGAAAGTTATGGTGAAGAAAAACTTGCAAGATGTTCTCCTTTTTATAGATTATATGAAGATCTAAATATCGATCCTACTAAAATGGTGCACTTTGGTATTAGAGGACCTAGAAATAATCCAAATGCTTTAAAAACAGCAAAAAAATTTGGTGCTACTGTAATAACTGGAATGGAAATAAAAGAAAATGGTTGGTTAAATTCTATTAAAAAAGCTATCGAAATTGCAAGTAAGGATACAGAAGCATTTTATGTTACTGTTTGTTCAGATATATTAGATATTGCAAATAATCCAGCTGGTCCTCCTGATCCTTGTGGAATGACAACTTATGAATTAGCAATGATGTTACATGAATGTGGTAAAGCTGGGGTATCAGCATTTGATTTTGTTGAACTTTATCCAGGAAAAGATCCTTCAAATACTTCTGGTCATGTTGCTACTTGGATGTCAATTTATTTGTTAGTTGGTTTAACTAAATTTAAATTTAATTTAAAATAAGAAATTTTAAAACTATAAACTAAAAGGAGGAAATGAAATGTCTAAATATACTTGGAAAGATAAAATAAAAGCTATTGGACCTGGTGCTGTAATTACTGCTTCGTTTATTGGACCTGGAACAGTTGCTTCTTGTACTCGTGCAGGAGCAGATTTTGGATATACATTACTATGGACAGTTTTATTTTCTACAATAGCAACCATAGTTCTTCAAGAAATGTCTGCAAGACTAGGAATTGTAACTCGAAATGGTTTAGGTGAAGCCATTGCTAATACATTTGAAAATTCAAAATTAAAAAAAATTAGTATTTGGTTAGTTGGCATATCTATTGTAAGTGGTTGTGCTGCTTATATTGCTGGTGACCTAGCTGGAACAGCCTTAGGTCTATCTACATTAATAGAAGTTAAAACAAATATTTTGGCACCTATTATTGGTGTTATTGTTTTAGGATTAGTTTATAAGGGCAGCTTTAAAATGTTAGAAAGACTTTTAACTATTTTAGTAGCATTAATGGCAATTATATTTATCACAACTATGATTATAACTAAACCTAATCTAAATGATATTTTTTCAGGAACTTTTATTCCAGCGGTTCCTGAAAATGGTATTCTTATGGTAATTGCAATAATAGGAACTACAATTGTTCCATATAATTTCTTTATCCATACAGCTTCAGCAAAAAATACTTGGAAAAATCCAGATGAATTAGAATTATCTAAATGGGATATATATTTTTCAATTTCAACAGGAGGTTTAATTACAGCTGCAATCTTAATTACATCAGCGGTTACAATGAGAGGTGTTATAGTAAAAACTGCTGCTGACTTAGCAATTCAATTGGAACCACTATTAGGAAAATATGCAAAATATTGTTTAAGTTTAGGAATTTTTGCTGCTGGGCTTTCATCAGCAATAGCAACACCATTAGGAGCTTCTTATACTTTGGCAGGACTTTTTGGTTGGAAGTATGATAATAGTGATAATAGATTTAAAATAACTAATATTTTAATTGTTTTAATGGGAATTTTAGGTTCTGCAACTGGTTTTAACCCTATTTCTTTAATACTTTCTTCTCAAATTCTAAATGGAATAATTTTACCTGTTGTAGTAATTTATTTGGTTTATTCAACTTCACAAAAAAAATTATTGGGAGAATACAGAAATAATAAATTTCAAAATACAATTGGTTGGATTGTAGCTGTAATATCTCTAATTCTTGGTGGAAGTAGTTTAATTTCAGCTTTGAAAAATATTTCATCTATATTCTCTTAACTTTATTATACACTAAATTAATAATTTTAACAAAAAACTATATTTTATTTAAAAGTAATAAAGTTTAAATTTCCTAAGGAGATATAATTATGAAATATGATTTTAAAACAAGAGTAAACAGAAAAGAGCAAGGCTCAATTAAATGGGAAGATATGTTTAATAAGAAAGAAAATATAAAAGACAAAATTACTCCTCTTTCTATTGCAGATATGGAGTTTAAAAATGCTCCAGAAATTATTGAAGGTTTAAAAAAATATTTAGATAAAACTATTCTAGGTTATACAA
It encodes:
- the clpB gene encoding ATP-dependent chaperone ClpB; its protein translation is MMNPNQFTENTISAINLAVDISKGNMQQSIKPEALALGLLMQNNGLIPRVIEKIGLNLQYIISELEKEMNNYPKVEVKVSNENISLDQKTNAILNHAEMIMKEMEDSFLSVEHIFKAMIEEMPIFKRLGISLEKYMEVLMNIRGNRKVDNQNPEATYEVLEKYAKDLVELAREGKIDPIIGRDSEIRRAIQIISRRTKNDPILIGEPGVGKTAIVEGLAQRILNGDVPESLKNKKIFSLDMGALVAGAKYKGEFEERMKGVLKEVEESNGNIILFIDEIHTIVGAGKGEGSLDAGNMLKPMLARGELRVIGATTIDEYRKYIEKDPALERRFQTILVNEPNVDDTISILRGLKDKFETYHGVRITDTAIVEAATLSQRYISDRKLPDKAIDLIDEAAAMIRTEIDSMPEELDQLTRKALQLEIEIKALEKETDDASKERLKVIEKELAELNEEKKVLTSKWELEKEDISKIKNIKREIENVKLEMEKAEREYDLTKLSELKYGKLATLEKELQEQQNKVDKDGKENSLLKQEVTADEIADIVSRWTGIPVSKLTETKKEKMLHLEDHIKERVKGQDEAVKAVADTMLRSVAGLKDANRPMGSFIFLGPTGVGKTYLAKTLAYNLFDSEDNVVRIDMSEYMDKFSVTRLIGAPPGYVGYEEGGQLTEAIRTKPYSVILFDEIEKAHPDVFNVLLQVLDDGRLTDGQGRIVDFKNTLIIMTSNIGSHFILEDPNLSQSTREKVADELKAKFKPEFLNRIDEIITFKALDLPAIKEIVKLSLKDLENKLKPKHITLEFSDKMVDYLANNAYDPHYGARPLRRYIQKEIETSLAKKILANEVHEKSNVLIDLDNNHIVFKEV
- a CDS encoding IclR family transcriptional regulator domain-containing protein, which produces MEKSINVIQSIQRAINILNCFNQNELELSLNVISEKVKLNINTTRGLVNSLVANKLIYHNKKNNTYSIGDYFLIKSNLVLNNNMNRAKELSTDLLDLLSQKFNVSSRLQIITDDSIFTALTVDPQNSHYILTSTKSLNFPLHATSSGKLFLCYKKKDLSKIKLEKFTENTIINIEKLKEELDRIKKNKYSTEIDEIGFGVSSIAVPIFDWRYSNEEISSIFGTISVTALTPIIKKLKLDIIKELKKIVKTLEMRLFESE
- a CDS encoding agmatinase family protein encodes the protein MKDKPICYVPERKIPEIFSGVPTFLGLPKIQSKEDLKNYDIVFMGVPWEGICTYGKFSGCELSTKNIRNASTRYGAYLPEFDLDAFDYFTGGDFGDCAIENGNYDFSFDSIRKKYSQILEENKIPIVFGGDHSISFPLISEFAKKHKGKIGIIHFDAHMDNMESYGEEKLARCSPFYRLYEDLNIDPTKMVHFGIRGPRNNPNALKTAKKFGATVITGMEIKENGWLNSIKKAIEIASKDTEAFYVTVCSDILDIANNPAGPPDPCGMTTYELAMMLHECGKAGVSAFDFVELYPGKDPSNTSGHVATWMSIYLLVGLTKFKFNLK
- a CDS encoding Nramp family divalent metal transporter — translated: MSKYTWKDKIKAIGPGAVITASFIGPGTVASCTRAGADFGYTLLWTVLFSTIATIVLQEMSARLGIVTRNGLGEAIANTFENSKLKKISIWLVGISIVSGCAAYIAGDLAGTALGLSTLIEVKTNILAPIIGVIVLGLVYKGSFKMLERLLTILVALMAIIFITTMIITKPNLNDIFSGTFIPAVPENGILMVIAIIGTTIVPYNFFIHTASAKNTWKNPDELELSKWDIYFSISTGGLITAAILITSAVTMRGVIVKTAADLAIQLEPLLGKYAKYCLSLGIFAAGLSSAIATPLGASYTLAGLFGWKYDNSDNRFKITNILIVLMGILGSATGFNPISLILSSQILNGIILPVVVIYLVYSTSQKKLLGEYRNNKFQNTIGWIVAVISLILGGSSLISALKNISSIFS